cttcgcgtttgcgagaggaccttcgcgaacgcgaagaaggatatgccagacaccagaatctgcagaaaaccagattttacCCAAGTACAAAACAtcttgtggcctatccaaaactcacccgagctctcggggctccaaaccaaacatgtacacaagtctaaaaatatcatacgaacttgctcgcgcaatcaaatcggcaaaataacacctagaactacgaattatgcaccaaatcaaatgaaattctcaagaacactttaaaattcctatcttctcaactggacgtccgaatcatatcaaatcaactacgtttctcaccaaatttcatagagaGGTCtaaaatatcataatgaacctgtaccgggctccggaactaaaatacggacatgatactaacaatgtcaaatatcaatcaattcttaaaaataaataattttcaaacttttaattttcatcaaaaattcataactcaagctagggacctccaaattcgattccgggcatacgcccaggtcccataatgcGATACGGATCTACCGGGACCGTTGAAGCTAGGatccgggcctgtttaccaaaaatgttgaccgaagtcaactaaaattaacttttaaggcaaaagttcttattttcattagttttcaacataaaagctttccgaaaacctgaCCGGACTGTGCAcataaatcgaggagggtaaaaatgagatttttacccTCATGGAAGCTGTGAAATCCCATGGACTAGAATTGGAATCATCGCGGAAGCTAGAGAGGTTGAGAATCTTGGCCCCTCGTTTCATGGCATGAAGAACTTCTCGAGGGAAATAAGGATCACCATCTTGGAAAATTCTTAGGACAAGCATCAACGATTTAAGGGCAACGATCCAATTCCTCGTTCTACCAATACGTTTGCCAATGGCACGAGCACAGGCAGCTGCATAGGCTTTGTTGGAGGAGACAAGTTTGATGACTTCTTGAACACATCGATCATCGACAGGCACATCATCATGTGTGGTGGCTTTCAGCACAGCAACTTCAAGGGTTGAGGAAGTATTGCTTGCAACTTTTGCAAGGCTAATGCTTGTTTGATCTTTTACTGCACCAATTGCCTTCTTTAGCTTGCTTGGCATATTTCTTTAAATCACTACCTCAGAGGCAACCGTTGATTCAACTTGGATTTTCTTGATTCAAATACAGAATGTGTATAACCAATTTGATCACATTGGCATTTACAAAAAGGCAATTATGATCACCAAGTGAAAAAACACAAGAAAAAAGAATGACCCTTTTGTTTGAAGAGGATGGGGTTCTTGGATTGTCAACTTTTTTGGGATCTTGATAAAAGAGATTGTAAAAAGAACTGCTCTTTGGATTCAAGATTGATGAAAagtgagtgagagagagagaagttAGTTGAAAAAGTAGttggaaaattctttcttttttttctttctctctgaATTAGTTTGGTTAATGCAGTTTACTTCTgttgtgaaaaatgagagagcttCCTTGAATTTCTCTCAGCCTAACATTATAGTGTGCAGACGTGACCAACACTAAAAAGCCATTAACACTCACAGCCATACACGTAGATTATGAGATTATACCAAAAGAGtgggagaaatttaaaaaaaaaagagctagAAGAAACGAAAAAGAGATCAAAGGAACATGTTATAGTGAACGTGCGGAGCATTCATGTGAATCTCTGAttataatatgaaaattgaacTAATTAATCAGCTGCTCATTGTagatttccaaaaaaaaaaaaaaaaaaaacagtctgGTGCACAAAATATTCTGCATTCATGCAGGGTCC
This DNA window, taken from Nicotiana tabacum cultivar K326 chromosome 15, ASM71507v2, whole genome shotgun sequence, encodes the following:
- the LOC142169919 gene encoding clathrin coat assembly protein AP180-like translates to MPSKLKKAIGAVKDQTSISLAKVASNTSSTLEVAVLKATTHDDVPVDDRCVQEVIKLVSSNKAYAAACARAIGKRIGRTRNWIVALKSLMLVLRIFQDGDPYFPREVLHAMKRGAKILNLSSFRDDSNSSPWDFTASMRILIPARVNRDFAIGTLSRDSR